ACTCACATCACAAAATGAAGAACAGATAAAAGTCCCAAATTAAGAAAAGTTCCCACATCCATGAGTTTAGGTTTTACCAGAAATTTAAATTCTTGAGGCACACGGTATATGTCAGAAATTATGGGAGGAGGCATAGTTCTGCATTTGAACACTCATCAGTCACTTTTTTAGAATCTATATAGTTGTTCAAACACCAAAGGTATTTTAAGGAGTAGAAAGTATGGACTGATAATAACTCACAGTTGTCTTTGCTGATGGGGGACCAGGATTCCCTTTAGAGCCAACAGAACCAGCCACTGTTCAAGTCCTTTGGAAGTATTTTGTCATACATTTACAGCTCCCTATGCTCAAGAGAATGGTGCATCTGTCTGATGGAGATGCCTGGCTGCATTCTTTCCCAGATATTAATATAGGTGGCACTTAAGTAGCATAACCAATGACATGAAGAACCTGATTTGGAGAGGAACAGATGGCAGCATCTTTCTTGGGCTAATTTTAGGATCTTGAAACAGTCCCTTTCTCACACAAAACCATCAGTGGAACCAAATTCAGACAGCTATGTCacatggaaaagagagaaagagaaaacttggTCTAGTGCGAGGCAAAGACAACGAACCAGAGACATTAGTGCTACCCCTGTATCTGAGTCCTCTCAGAATATGAGGGATTACCTCAACCTCTTTTCACCAGAATGGACACTGAACACCAACATCAGGCCACCTAAGAAAGGAGCCCACAAATCTCACTTCGAGTGACATGCACTGAACAATCAAGGTTGCATCACTTCATAGATGAATTCATATTCACGAGAATGTGTAAGACCTAGGTACTCAGTCCTTTACTTAGCAGATAAGAAAGCTGAGGCTAAGTGACCATTCTCCTTGATACGACAGAAGCAGATTGAATTTCAAAGCCTCAGATTTCTGGTGGATTGTTTTGTCTGCTGAAAAGACCTTTCTTCCCAGTGAGACATAAAATAACAGGTAGGGATGatgagaggtagaggaagagtcCCCCAACTGGAAATGATGCCTCAGGGACAGAATGGGCATCCAGGTATTTAGAATAACTGAAAAGACAGGTacttttattaaaacaacaaaaaaactacttACCTGTTTTCCATCCAGAGTATAGAGTTTTTTGACAACCCCAGTCTCCAGCTTGATGGCTTCAGTGATATCAGTGAGGACTTGCTCAAAAGAGTGAGCCGTCTTCTTGTTCAGCAGCACACGTACGGCCTTCCGAGGCTTCACCCCACTGCGGATGATCGTCACTAGCTTGGGGCGCACAAAGTCCTTGTTCTCTCTGGCCTGGGCACTATTGCTGCTTGCCAGGGATTGGGGGGCTTTCATATTGGCAGATGTTTTCACATTGACAGACCAGTTGGGATTGACATTCTTGGTGTACTCCACCTTTTTAAAGAAGTTGTCTGAGGAACAAACATAGCTTTCCCCTACGAGAAGAAATAAGTGGTAATTAGTTCAAGAGTAGATTCATGAACTATTCTAACCAAACTAGCACACGCTGACCTTGGCGTAAGACTTTTGGAAATACAGTGATAGTAACCAACTGTAGGCACAACTTCTAACTGGGCTCTCCCTCTAACAACTTGGTTCATTCAAAGTCAAGAGCAAGTCATCAGCAAAACATTCTTCATTATGATGGCATACCTAAGTTGAAAAAATCCTCTAAAGCTAAGGATTTCAAGGACAATGAACACATCTAAATATAATCTAACAAGCAGGGTTCTTAAACTTCATAAGATTTTACTTCAATGGAAATGCCTATGTCAATTTCTCGGATGTTTGTTAATATCTAGGGGGCATTACTGGAGTGTTTTTAACATGTCTCTATTTCTTAATCTTCCTGTCCCATTTCTGGCCTCACAGCCCCATTCCATGGTTATACTATAAACCAAGGAGAACTTTACAATTAATATACTTTATTCCAAGTTAAAGTGACCCCAGTGTCCTTGCATATTGGGCACATAGTACATATTTTCCAAGAAGCCAGACTGTCTTTTGCAGAGTATATGGCTAAGCAGTGGAATGCCAAAAtgtgaaatgtgtgtgtgcatgtgtgtgtgtgtgtgtgtgtgtgtggtgaataTATATGTTGTGTATGTATAACTCTGTCCTCTACTGCTCAACCCCACACCCAAGTGGAAAAACTGAATAACAAcgtgcacacgcgcgcacacacacacacacacacacagagtccacCGCTTGTGTTTGCAAATCTAGCTGTTGCTTGAGAAATACTTTCCTCAGTTTCCACCACTCACCCCTCatctttccattttcctaaaTGCTACATACTAGATGTATGTGTTCAAGGCCATCTTCACTAGGGATCACCCTTGGCTGCCACAAGTAATGAGGTGGAGATGTGAGAATACATTAGACAGCCAGATTTACGGATTGGAGAAATCTAGCATAATTTTCACGTTTACCTTGAGCTAGAGGAAATGACTAATACAGCGGAAAAAACACAGGGGCCAGAGGCAAGGGGCAGGGGGGATTAGACACCTGGGActagaagctggagaaaagaggaagagaggtagGCTCAGCCTAGGGGAGAGAGTATTGGAAAAGGTTGAATTTGTTACGCAAAACACAGTAGCCTCAAGGTATACATACAGAAGTTCATCCAGAGGTCGAGCTGGAGAAAACTAGCGGGAGTTAATCAGGTTTAACTCATCAGTAataactctaaataaataagtcaacCCAGGCCAGGGCAAAGAAAGCATTAAACACAATCATAGTCTGATGGCTCTTCTTTTGGTCTCAGCAGGAGAACCACACAGGGACATATCAGAAACACCGGGTTGATCATTCACTCCTTTGGCAAACATTGATTGCTTTGCTGTAGCACCAAATCCTTTAATTCATGTTAATTAATAAATTTCTCAGTGCTGAGAAAAAGATTCTGTCAGATTCTCTAGGGCAGTTTTGAGGacatttatgtgtatgtgtgaaggGGAAGGGTGAGTGGCTTCCAACAGTGCCCTGAGTCCCAGAGGCTGTCAGTGTTCTATCTTGACAGGGGGACCAAGGGATGGTTTGTAGGTGAACATGGGCATCCTCTCCCACTtggtgcaaacacacacacacacacacacacacacacacacacacacacaaataaacacaCCCACCCCAGATGGAGTAGTCAAAGAACTCAGCCAAAAGAAACCCTAATTTCTCTGGCTCTTTTGCTGGCTAATCCAACCTAACCCAAGTGATTAAAGGCTAGGGTCTTTAACTTGTGACTTAAAATGGTGAAGGAGCCCTTTCAATTCCCCTATCTATTCACAGTCAATCTCCTCTATACCCTAGATATGGTCCCTTGCCTTAGCACTCCACTAGATTCATAGGTACCTTCCAAGAGGTTAGTTCCTTTGAGTCAGGTGTTTTCCATAACTTGTCAAGTACTTTAAAACTCTGACAACTGGTGGTGTAGAAATGTGTGAGgctatatatttatgatttcactcatctacAGTCTCCTCTGGAGAGTCAGCTGTGTAGCCCTATTAGGACTCTGGACTTATTTTGCTCCCATCTCTTAAACCTCTTAAGCCTCTGAACTATGAGTATGATTAACCACCCCCAGATGAGAATGAACATGATGGCAGACAGCTATAGTATCATATGGCACCAAGAACTTTCCAGAGGGCCCAGCTCTCGGCCAAATCTATGTTGAGCACCTTCCAACAGTACATTTTAGTCTCTCTACTCTCTCCTTTTGGCCCAATATAGagtaatggaaaaagaacagcTGATGTGATGTCAGTCAGAATGGGGTCTTCGATACCTAGTTGTGTGTcgtgggcaagttacctaacccCCCCTGGCTTTGATTACTTGTCTGAGAAGTGGGAATGGTGATAACAGTACATACCTCATAAGGTTGGAGTGAGGCACGAGTCAGATGGTGTATATCtagcactgagcccagagcctggtaAGCACTTGATAAATTCCACCTAACAGATCATTAAGGCCCTAATCTGAATGAATGGAGagggaacaagaaaaaaagagcagagaggaaaggagggagaaagagttaagagaaaggagatgaaaagagagagagcaaaagcccaaggaaagaaaaaagaaagaagaagggcaGCCATCTTGGAACTGAGCTATGGTCATTATATAACATGACCACTGCCCAGGTCTCAGGCCTCAAAGATAATGATTTCCTGCTGCTTAGGAGGAGGTGTCCGGTTGCTGAAAATGTGACATTTGGGAGCTCTATGGTTAACACTCAGCGAAGCTACTTGCTGCTACTGCTGACGCACACTGAGGGCAGGATATTttgtaagactttatttttttgtttatggcTCTTCTGCATTCACAGCAAAATCaaggggaaggtacagagatttcccacacGACCTCTGTCTCCACATGTGCATAGCCTCCCCTGTAAACAAACATCCTCTACCAGAGGGCAGGTCATTTATGGCAGTTGAGGGAGGCAGCTCGgagagtcagacagacctgaatTCCAGTTCCAGTCAGGCCTTTATGAAtggtgtgacctcaggcaaatcacCTAATCTCTGAGTCTCAGCTTTTCCATCTATAAATTGAAGGTATTACACTAGCTGACGTCTCAGTCCCTTCCAGTCCTAGAGGTCTATAAGAggtaattttcttctcttttccccagaaGGCTGTAGGAGGTTAAGTTGTTATGATcattaaatgttaaagaaatagaTGCCCACTACGGAGGGCTCTCCACTTGTACTACTGGAAAGACATCAAATGTGCTGCTTCTCTAGACCAAGACTTCCTTGTTCTGATTTTTGCAAACGTCTGCAACATCTGCTGCCAGAGCTCCGTGCTTCCTGCAAGTACAGCTGCCTGGCACTGGAAGCTGGATGAGGTGTGTTTACACACCTTTACACAGCTGGGTTCCCATCCTGCCACAGCTTCCAGGGACTATTTCCCACCCATTGGGAGCCTAGAAGGAAAGCTAGCTTCAGAGCCAAGCAAGGTGACAATTTGCTGGAACTGACAATGTGCTTCAAGATGAGGGGGTAAGGAAATGAAGTCATGGAAGCACAGCTGAAAGGGCAGGAAAGGAACAAGCTGTGGGCTTGAGATGATCTAACGTCTACCTCCCTTCACTTTCAGGAGGGCTCTGTTTTCAAAAACATGAAATGCATTCGTGTTTTCTCAGCACAAAGACACTCCTGCCTGGGCTTCCTCCTCTTTTCCAAGGCTTCCTCACTCAAGAAGGAAGAGACTAAATGATACTTTATTGTATCATCATATGTATTAATGATGCATCTCTCTCCCAGGTATCTTTAAATCCTTCTCTTTGGCAATGTGCCTGCTTTAGAAGCTACAGGATAAATTAGCAAGAAGGTGAtgtcatctcatctcatctccaTTGAGCTATGGCAAAGGAACTAGATCATAAATAACTAGGGCCACCATTCCACTCAGATTTTCCAACAAGACTGTCCCAATTGTAAATAATCTGTCCTGTGGCCCATGTAATAGTGCTCAAAATAATACCCCTAAGATTGACCTGGGGACTAACAAACAAGAAAGTGGGGAAAGAATtgggcaggaagggaaggggaattATTTTGTGATGGAAAGCAAGACAAAAGGAAACGTCACTGGTGGATTTCATCCATTGACCCACTAGGAAGATGACTGATACATCTATGATAACAGCCTTCATGGCTTCACTGAGATTCTTTGTATCCCCAAGGAGCTGTGGGAAAGCTGATATAAATAACCTGATTTGGGCCCAAAATGTTCCCCTTTCGACTTTCAGCATCTAGCAACAGACAGTAGACTAGAGGCATTAGACAAGGAGTGTCACAGGCCAGAGTGATTATTAACCCATtgtggtttatttcattttagtttagtctaaatatttaacaaagtgGCCATTTGGAAACAACATGTTTTCTACTTCATCATTCCTTTAAGATCCacagagcaaaaaaataaaaaataaaaacaaaaacaaggcctTCTGCACTCCTAGGGACTCCCACCACTGTAGTTAGCTGAAAGTTCAGGACCATCAGGATCATCTAATCCAGAATTTCTCAAGTTTAAGTGCTCATAATTATCACCTGGGaagatttataaaaacagattctGAGGCCCTAGCTCTGGAAATTCTGATTCAATAGATCTTGGGTGTGACCCAGGAATTGGTATTCCTAAATATCTGAAAGTTTCTGAAAGGCAGCCAGACTTGGGAACCTCTGGTCATCCCAACCCCTGACTAGCATCATTAtccctatccttttttttttttttacattgttaaCAGTAGTACCTTATAGCTATAGTTTCACCTTGTCGACATGTTTCTTTATTATCTAATTACATCCTCTCAACCACCCTGATAGATGAAGAAGCCAAGTGTTACTAGTCTCTTGCTACAGATAAGAACATTACAACAGAGACACAAGATGTGGTCCAtgcatgcaatggaatattatccccccataaaagggaagaaagtgcTGATACATGGTACAACAAGAATAAcccttgaaaacatttttctaaggGAAAGTattcagtcacaaaagaccacatggtgtatgattccacttatataaaatgtCCGTAATAGGCAAATCTGTGAAGACACAAAGTAGGTAAGCTGTTGCCTAGAGTTGGAGACAATGAGGGAAATGGGCAGTGACAGCTAAttggtacagggtttctttttggggtgaatAAAAGgatctaaaattagattatgatGATGGCTGTACTACTTGGTAAATTTTCTAGaaatcattgaattgtatgcTTAAATGGCTGATTTTACATTATGCAAATTAGACCTTAAAATTgctgttttccttaaaaatgctgttttaaaaagagaatatcaCAGTGATAACAACAGTCCTATGGTCATGTAGCTAACTAGGTTTTAGAATCTAGGACAACTCAGCAGTCGTAGATACCCTTTACTGAGTGTTACTGTAGGCCAGGAATAAGAGTAAACACTTCATACTCATTGTCTTAGTCAATCCTCAAAGCAGTTgttctcactttacagatgaaaaactgaaGCTTAGGGAGTCTAAATGGTTTCTTCCAGGTCACACAAGCTAGCAGGCGGCAGATCTTGGATTGGCAACAAATCTCATTCCAAAGACTTCTTTTCCTGCAATAACCTTCTGCCTCTAAGACTAGAACCCACTGCCTCTGATTCTTCATCAGGGATCTTTCCAAACTTTTCCAGTGTGAAGTCTCTCGTGTATGACTGTTTTTAGTCTTTCATTCGACCTCTTCCAATGGTGAACAAAGTGAGGGACTTCTGTCCTCCATTCCTAGAAGAGTAGTTCCAAAGgacaaaacaggagagaaaagaccttttttttcttaaatcttcctTATCCCAGTGCCCTTTACCATCTGACTGTGTGGCAGTGGGAAAATTGGTCACATATCTCAACACTATCCTAGAGATACTCCAGAATTTCCTTGACTGCATGGGCAGTAATGAGGCCTGGGAGGGCGTTGAGGCCTACTGCAGCTTGTGGTTGTAGATGATATGTGAATAAATGCAACTGAGCCTTATTTACATTCTACATAACCCAGGAAGTATTACCATGCACCCAGGGGAGGAATCCAATCTAGCAGGACTCAAAAGGGTCAGGAGAAAGGGTGCAGtcttcaaaattataattattatctatATTGACCTGATATTatcacaaaacacacacacacacacatccaggaagaaaaatgaataccAAGGGCTTGTCCTTGAGCAAGGTatgtttaaaaatggatttatggTTTGGGGGGGATATGCGTACATGATATCTCTCTTATATCGAAAACAAGAATATTCTAATTCCTACTCTGAATACAGCATCCCTTGGTTCAGAATTCTGCCCTGGCATCTGTCACAGTCTTTGAAAAATTGCAGCTAAGGAAAATGAGGACACATTGGGTGATTTAAGGTGCTTTGTTTGTGAAAATTATTACAGAGACATCCCTCAAATTGGCCCAAGATATGGATTTCACAGTGACAAAGGGACACACACCCTCTCAATTACTCTGTTGGACAGCTCCCTCCACCTCACTCCAAGTCCTTCTACTTTTCCTACTCTCCTTTAACACATGTGCTAGGATAGTCAACCTTTCAATATTCAGAAAAAGCCTAGGATTAACCACTGCCTGGCCACCCAGAACATGACCCAATACTCTAAGGCTTCTCAGCACTGTTTTTCAAGGTCAGCTATGTAGGAAAACCTTAGACCTGATAGCCATAGGGACACCATGTCTTATAAGTAACTGGCCCCAAATCACTTGATCTGACTTTAGAAACAGCAGCTACTTGCGAGAACATGGTCTCGCACAGGGGAAGCCCTCATGCTCCTTTGTCTAAGAGCACAAGAAACCTGGAAGCAGTGAAGCGGAGGCGGGGCACTCCTACACCAAGTCATTTAATGTGCTGATTCTCATTCCTTGTTGGCTGTTTCATAATTTGGTTTCCCGAGAGATATGCCTGCTCTAAACTCACCTTTGCTCCAGGAATGGAAGGGGTGAGGAAGTAGGGCTagagcgggcgggggcgggggggggcagtcTGGGGGAGGGCCATTTGCATTATCAGTTGGTTACATTATAGCCATTTAAAAGTGGGCATAGGGAGGCATCCACAATATAATTGACTCCACAAAGTAAAACATTAGGAATGTGTCCTGAGGTGTATTTTCTAAATAACCACAAAAAAAGCATCATGGATGAGCAAGTTTTGGGAAGAGCTGTGACTTCCCTTATTTTTGAGTGGGTATGCAGGTTGCTGGGTTTTCAACCTCGTCATAACATTCAGTCATAAAACCAAAGTCTAGAGAGGCTTTAAAGGGCTTTAGGTTCAGTGAGTCAGCTCCTATTCTAATAGGAATAGTCTTTATTAAAATACCAGACATACCTACAGCTTTCTTTGGTATTTCTCTCAATGACCTCAGCCTTAGGGACACACCCTGGTGTGGGCTTTTTAGAAGCGACAGCTGAGCAATGACCACTTACCTAAAAGTATAATCCTTTGTGAATATGTCCAGGAAGTCCTGCTTTTAAGGTGCATATTTCCATGCTTTGCAGTTCACAAATGGTCTCTCAGCAGCTCAGAGGATATTTGGCTATCTTACTGTTAATCCAACCAAAGTTCCTTCCTCATTTTATAGCCCTAACGAGTTCATGGTCTGCCTCTGTAATGCTACTCAGAATGAATTGTGAACAAGATCTAGAGTAAATGACACGATTCAGATTTTCCTTTGTATACCCTGGCAGATAAGCACAATGCATTGCCACCACCATCCACACTCCAACACTAGCAGAGACTGAAGGCCCTGAAGGGTAATGGCTAATGGCTCTGTCATGCCTCTAGCCTCAGCAGTCTCTGCATCAGCCTGGTGTTCTGACAAATGTACCCCCTAATCTTTTTCAGAGTACTCCAAGAAATGTAACCAGGGCAAACAATGTCACCTCCCCCACGGAGAGCCAACACCCTCGAATTACCTTCCTCCAGTTCATCCATGCTTCCGATTTTCCTGGATCCATCAATGGTGTAAATGTAACGCACTCCCTGAGGCAGGTTGATGTTGTCAGACAGAGATCGAGTCAGGTCAGCCAGCAAGGCATCAAAGCTGCGAAAACGGTCAGAGGACACAGCGTACACAATCCCCTTGAAGTAGCGGTCCCCATTGCGGTAGAAACGTACCTTCTTGGCTTTCTTCTCGTTGCTAAGAGCTTGCAAGGTTCGGGTTCGGTAGAAGCTACAATGGGCGCTGTGAGTGGGGCTCGGCAGCCCATTCATCCGTGAGCCCCGCATGTTCCTGGATGTCTTATCTCTTTCGTCAAAATGTCCAAAATCAAGTTCCATATTTTGGTGGAACCTCAGAGACCTGAGTGGTGGACAAAAGGGGGTGAAAAGAGGCAAAGGAAACGGGGGAGgaagtgtggggggggggagaaaaagaaaggaattcaaaTATTAGCCAGATCCAGTTCTGCAATCTGCTGCTTGTAAAAAGAACTGGTTGAAAAAGCCCGTGACCCATCTGCTGCCTGCCCCTGACCTGCAGGAATATTGATCTTAATAGAAagaaggaggggctgggggaggtgcagacggtggtgggggttggggtgagagatagagagggaggcacTCTGGGCACTGTTCCAAACAGGGGCGAGGGAGGGATTTTGAAATCCCTTGAAATCCTGGGACTTATTGACAGTGGCTCCTATCAAATTGTAACTTCGGGCTAAATACATTAAAACTGGCATCTGTTTCTTCACACATGCCCACATGACTAACAGTTGTAAATGAATCCATAGCCTGACAAAAATCCCCTtgaagagaatagaatagaaggcGCTGGCTGAGGTTAGCATCTCCAGTTTAGGAAGCAATCTTTGTGCCTCGGTAATATGACTTCGGAGGGGAAGGCTTTTCATTTTATCCCAAATCCTCTTTCCTACTCTGATGCAtgcatcccctccccaccccaccccccacccccaataaaCCAGGATTCTCCCTTAAAGGGACACAGCCTCCAGGGAATAGCTAGTGTCTTTGTGCTATTCATCAGACCCTTTCCCCATCAAGCTGGTGCAGCTATCTAACATTCATAAGAAAtaagctgggggaaaaaaggattagaaaaatcagttatttaacaAGTTATTAGCTCTGCTTTCCCTCTGGTACCATTTGGTCAcaaaatcctttccttttttttttttttttttttttttttttgatatgtgcTCTATCCCTCCCCAGTGAGGCAGCCCCACCTCTTAATGGACTAATTTAATTGTTGAAAGATTCCCAAGTGAGTTCCTGAAAAGCATATGGGACCTTTGGAATCAAGCACACCTTTCATTGTTCTGGATTTCTACCCTGACTGAAGGGGCATTTTCCCTCTCACAGTAGCAATTCACCCCCAAATTTATCTATTGCCCAGATGCATTAGCTAAGGCAAAAGATGGTCATTTGTCAGATTTGCTTTTCCCCCTTCTACTGaaccagaaggaaaggaaagaaagaagagaaagaaagaaagaaaaagaaagaaagaaagaaagaaagaaagaaagaaagaaagaaagaaaagaaaagaaaagaaagaaaagaaaagaaaagaaaagaaaagaaagaaggaggaaggaaggaaggaaggaaggaaggaaggaaggaaggaaaagaaaatgagaaataaagaaaaaatcaaaccATGAAACCAAACACAACAGAAGCTTCGAGCACTAGCAAGGTAGTGACCACAGCCTAGGAACCTAACTATTAACATGCATCTCACAGATGGAGATAAAAGGACTCACAGAGCAAAGAGAGCTCAGCTGCTACACACTGCCACATCGAGATATGGGACCAGGAGGACAGGACATAAAAGAGGACTGGTGCCTAGAAGGCTTGCCAGGCGCtatccttcttttcttccaatGTCACCATGACCTATGCTGAGCTCAGCATTGTCTCTGTCAGACAACCTGCAGTGGTGAGAGACCCCACCTCCTCAAGACAGTAGCAAGCATTTCCTCAGGCATGCCAGTAACACTTGGCTTTGCTTTAGGATCACGGGTGGTATAATTCTAAATCAACATCAcagtgaaaacaaagaaacagcaaactcacttttccaaagaaaaatccCAGGTAGAGGCTTAGGGGAAAAAATCCGATAGAATTAaggcaaaataaatttttttaaaaaaaggagagagatagcTAGAGCGAGCGCTTTGCCTTATGCTTTTCCCGTTTGACATCTGTTACATTCTGCCTGAAAATCACTGGAAAGCCCCACTCACCGGTTTTCTGCTGTTTGGGTGGAGATgctgagagaaagaaaaccaatctCTCTATGCCTTTGTTGTCTGAGCTCCAAGCAAGAAATTCCTGCCAGGGTGGATAGATGCCTTCTAGGTCCTAGTGCCTTGTCCAGCTTCTCCCCTATAACTCAGGCTTAGTGAATCCCCCCAACTCCTATGATTAAttacatggctttttttttttcaattcacagGCTGCATTAACAGCTAGAAAGGTTTCATTTATAACCAACAGGAAATTGCAGGGTAGCAAAAAGATTGCACAGGCAAGTACAGAATGTTCTAATGAGCAATGTGCTACCCTCCCCCTTCCGCACCTCCcaccctttttgtttttttaaagagaattggCAATTTCACTTGGCCAAAACCTTGGCCTAATCTGCCTGGGGACCAGACTCAGTCAAACCAGGAGGCTCCTTAGAAATTGTAGctcccttttttttcaccttcttgaGACAAAACAATCAAATCTGGACGTTCTTAAAGTATCTTACCTAGTTCATGCATCCAGCAACTGGCTGTTTTTGAAAGAAGGTCAGTGGAGTAGACTGCgagggagaaagaaatagaaaagacagagggaaagactTCCAGAATTTCATGGGGGATAATGTCGAAAAAGG
The Vulpes vulpes isolate BD-2025 chromosome X, VulVul3, whole genome shotgun sequence genome window above contains:
- the DCX gene encoding neuronal migration protein doublecortin isoform X1; translated protein: MELDFGHFDERDKTSRNMRGSRMNGLPSPTHSAHCSFYRTRTLQALSNEKKAKKVRFYRNGDRYFKGIVYAVSSDRFRSFDALLADLTRSLSDNINLPQGVRYIYTIDGSRKIGSMDELEEGESYVCSSDNFFKKVEYTKNVNPNWSVNVKTSANMKAPQSLASSNSAQARENKDFVRPKLVTIIRSGVKPRKAVRVLLNKKTAHSFEQVLTDITEAIKLETGVVKKLYTLDGKQVTCLHDFFGDDDVFIACGPEKFRYAQDDFSLDENECRVMKGNPSATAGPKASPTPQKSSAKSPGPMRRSKSPADSGNDQDANGTSSSQLSTPKSKQSPISTPTSPGSLRKHKDLYLPLSLDDSDSLGDSM
- the DCX gene encoding neuronal migration protein doublecortin isoform X2; the protein is MELDFGHFDERDKTSRNMRGSRMNGLPSPTHSAHCSFYRTRTLQALSNEKKAKKVRFYRNGDRYFKGIVYAVSSDRFRSFDALLADLTRSLSDNINLPQGVRYIYTIDGSRKIGSMDELEEGESYVCSSDNFFKKVEYTKNVNPNWSVNVKTSANMKAPQSLASSNSAQARENKDFVRPKLVTIIRSGVKPRKAVRVLLNKKTAHSFEQVLTDITEAIKLETGVVKKLYTLDGKQVTCLHDFFGDDDVFIACGPEKFRYAQDDFSLDENECRVMKGNPSATAGPKASPTPQKSSAKSPGPMRRSKSPADSANGTSSSQLSTPKSKQSPISTPTSPGSLRKHKDLYLPLSLDDSDSLGDSM